In Phreatobacter stygius, a genomic segment contains:
- a CDS encoding sulfite reductase subunit alpha — translation MTAQPVTPILSLIPDNAPFSPEQRIWLSGFFSAALAPGGAPGAVAIDTPPDVAGAVLASNDDAPWHDPSMAIEARMQLAEGKPIAPRLMAAMAQQDCGQCGYNCADYANALAVKSEERLNLCVPGGKETLRMLKALSPDIGAVAAPGKAKAGAQAAGDGDAPAPSNAPSSAPSNAPLGRSREAPVEARFVSRKRLNAEGSEKETFHVEFDLTDSGLDYVVGDAFGLLARNDLGLVDQIIAMLGASHVTEVRGKALRDVLTEDVSLAPAPDTLFELISFLTGGAQRARARALATGEDPDGDAATLDVLAVLQKFPGVRPHPEAFVEALEPLQPRLYSISSSIKANPGRVSLTVDAVRYVVGKRRRMGLASTYLGYRAEPGQTMKVYVQRAHAFALPADPATPVIMVGPGTGVAPFRAFLQDRWADKAAGPNWLFYGHQRQATDFFYADEMAAMKKAGVLSRLSLAWSRDGADKVYVQDRMRENGVELWRWLADGAHFYVCGDAKRMARDVEAALVDVVAKHGARSIDEAVSFVQALKKAGRYQADVY, via the coding sequence ATGACCGCCCAGCCCGTCACGCCGATCCTGTCGCTGATTCCCGACAATGCCCCGTTCTCGCCCGAGCAGCGGATATGGCTCTCCGGCTTCTTCTCGGCCGCGCTGGCGCCCGGCGGCGCCCCCGGCGCGGTCGCCATCGACACGCCGCCCGATGTCGCCGGTGCCGTGCTGGCCTCGAATGACGACGCACCGTGGCACGACCCGTCCATGGCGATCGAGGCACGCATGCAGCTCGCCGAGGGCAAGCCGATCGCGCCGCGCCTGATGGCCGCCATGGCGCAGCAGGACTGCGGCCAGTGCGGCTATAACTGCGCCGACTATGCCAATGCGCTGGCGGTGAAATCCGAGGAGCGGCTGAACCTCTGCGTGCCCGGCGGCAAGGAAACGCTGCGCATGCTGAAGGCCCTGTCGCCGGATATCGGGGCGGTCGCCGCACCCGGGAAAGCCAAGGCGGGCGCGCAGGCGGCCGGTGACGGTGACGCACCAGCACCGTCGAATGCGCCATCGAGTGCGCCGTCGAATGCCCCCCTCGGCCGCTCGCGCGAGGCGCCGGTCGAGGCGCGTTTCGTTTCGCGCAAAAGGCTCAATGCCGAGGGTTCGGAAAAGGAAACCTTCCACGTCGAGTTCGACCTGACCGACAGCGGTCTCGACTATGTCGTCGGCGATGCCTTCGGGCTGCTCGCCCGCAACGATCTCGGCCTGGTCGACCAGATCATCGCCATGCTCGGCGCCTCGCATGTCACGGAGGTGCGTGGCAAGGCGCTGCGCGACGTGCTGACCGAGGACGTCTCGCTGGCGCCGGCGCCGGACACGCTGTTCGAGCTCATCTCGTTCCTGACCGGCGGCGCCCAGCGCGCCCGGGCCCGGGCCCTGGCGACCGGCGAGGATCCGGACGGCGATGCCGCGACGCTGGACGTGCTGGCCGTGCTGCAGAAGTTTCCGGGCGTCAGGCCGCATCCGGAGGCCTTTGTCGAGGCGCTCGAGCCCTTGCAGCCCCGGCTCTATTCGATCTCGTCCTCGATCAAGGCCAATCCGGGCCGGGTCTCGCTGACCGTCGACGCGGTGCGTTATGTCGTCGGCAAGCGCCGCCGCATGGGTCTCGCCTCGACCTATCTCGGCTATCGGGCCGAACCCGGCCAGACGATGAAGGTCTATGTCCAGCGCGCCCACGCCTTCGCGCTTCCGGCCGACCCGGCGACGCCGGTGATCATGGTCGGCCCGGGCACCGGCGTGGCGCCGTTCCGGGCCTTCCTGCAGGATCGCTGGGCCGACAAGGCGGCCGGCCCCAACTGGCTGTTCTACGGTCACCAGCGCCAGGCGACCGACTTCTTCTATGCCGACGAGATGGCCGCGATGAAGAAGGCCGGCGTGCTGTCGCGCCTGTCGCTCGCCTGGTCGCGCGACGGCGCCGACAAGGTCTATGTCCAGGACCGCATGCGCGAGAACGGTGTCGAGCTGTGGCGCTGGCTTGCCGACGGCGCCCATTTCTACGTCTGCGGCGATGCCAAGCGCATGGCCCGCGACGTCGAGGCGGCGCTGGTCGACGTGGTGGCCAAGCATGGTGCGCGCTCGATCGACGAGGCGGTCAGCTTCGTCCAGGCCTTGAAGAAGGCCGGCCGCTACCAGGCCGACGTCTATTGA
- a CDS encoding NirA family protein — protein MSQDFSADQKRYLEGFVAGAAASRAVGGLGAAPAQTGPAGASGPDAEHIAAQDAQVAAGKKLVDQEKWKREQHPFEAYRRLARETATGKLPAPADNFRWRYFGLFNVAPAQDSFMLRMRLPNGIVKAHQLEGAAALAARHGGGYLHVTTRANLQMREIAPESAEPLLEELMDLGIVARGSGADNIRNVTGSPLAGIDGQELLDTRPLCRQWHFHILSDRTLYGLPRKFNVSFDGAGVSPALEETNDIGFQAVDVGDGAGVAPGIWMRIVLGGISGHSDLARPTGAFCRPDQATAIADAIVRVFIDHGDRSNRNKARLKYVLDAWGFDQFIAAVEAKLGRKLDRIDEACIAPRPPTDRYAHVGVHAQRQAGLNWIGVALPVGKLTREQANGIAGLARAMGDGDIRLTVWQNLILSGVPDAKVAAAEAAIAALGLSTRVTPIRAGLVACTGNAGCKFAASDTKRHALEIADHVEAHVAIDVPVNIHLTGCHHSCAQHYIGDIGLIGARVAVNEDGDTVEGYDIAVGGGFAENARIGRVLWKAVKATDAPRHVEALLQTYLAHRHDPQESFQAFTLRHDMAALDDLVAPALAGCAAQGAKEAAE, from the coding sequence ATGTCTCAGGATTTCAGCGCTGATCAGAAGCGCTATCTCGAAGGATTCGTGGCCGGCGCCGCCGCGTCACGGGCGGTCGGAGGCCTTGGCGCCGCTCCGGCCCAGACCGGACCGGCCGGCGCGAGCGGGCCGGACGCGGAGCATATTGCCGCGCAGGATGCCCAGGTCGCCGCCGGCAAGAAGCTGGTCGACCAGGAGAAGTGGAAACGCGAGCAGCATCCTTTCGAGGCTTATCGCCGGCTCGCCCGGGAGACCGCGACCGGCAAGCTGCCGGCGCCCGCCGACAATTTCCGCTGGCGCTATTTCGGTCTGTTCAACGTCGCGCCGGCGCAGGACAGCTTCATGCTGCGCATGCGGCTGCCGAACGGCATCGTCAAGGCGCATCAGCTGGAGGGCGCGGCGGCGCTGGCCGCGCGGCATGGCGGCGGCTATCTGCACGTCACCACCCGCGCCAACCTGCAAATGCGCGAAATCGCGCCGGAAAGCGCCGAGCCGCTGCTGGAAGAGCTGATGGATCTCGGCATCGTCGCCAGGGGATCCGGCGCCGACAATATCCGCAATGTCACGGGTTCGCCGCTCGCCGGCATCGACGGGCAGGAATTGCTCGATACCCGGCCGCTCTGCCGGCAATGGCACTTTCACATCCTGTCCGACCGCACGCTCTATGGCCTGCCGCGCAAGTTCAACGTGTCGTTCGACGGCGCCGGGGTCTCGCCGGCGCTGGAAGAAACCAATGATATCGGGTTCCAGGCGGTCGATGTGGGCGACGGCGCAGGCGTCGCGCCCGGCATCTGGATGCGCATCGTGCTCGGCGGCATTTCCGGCCATTCCGACCTCGCCCGGCCAACCGGCGCCTTTTGCCGGCCGGACCAGGCAACCGCGATCGCGGACGCCATCGTGCGCGTCTTCATCGATCATGGCGACCGCTCGAACCGCAACAAGGCGCGGCTGAAATATGTGCTGGATGCCTGGGGTTTCGATCAATTCATCGCCGCCGTCGAGGCCAAGCTCGGCCGCAAGCTCGACCGGATCGACGAGGCCTGTATCGCGCCGCGCCCGCCGACCGATCGCTACGCCCATGTCGGCGTGCATGCCCAGAGGCAGGCTGGCCTCAACTGGATCGGCGTGGCGCTGCCGGTGGGCAAGCTGACCCGCGAACAGGCCAACGGCATTGCCGGCCTGGCGCGGGCCATGGGCGACGGCGATATCCGCCTCACCGTCTGGCAGAACCTGATCCTGTCGGGCGTGCCCGACGCCAAGGTCGCCGCGGCCGAGGCCGCGATCGCGGCCTTGGGATTGTCGACCCGGGTGACGCCGATCCGCGCCGGCCTGGTCGCCTGCACCGGCAATGCCGGCTGCAAGTTCGCGGCCTCCGACACCAAACGCCACGCCTTGGAGATCGCGGACCACGTCGAGGCCCATGTCGCGATCGACGTGCCGGTCAATATCCACCTGACCGGCTGCCATCACTCCTGCGCCCAGCATTATATCGGCGATATCGGCCTGATCGGCGCCAGGGTGGCGGTCAACGAGGATGGCGACACGGTCGAGGGCTACGACATCGCGGTCGGCGGCGGCTTTGCCGAGAATGCCCGCATCGGCCGCGTCCTGTGGAAGGCGGTAAAGGCGACCGATGCGCCGCGCCATGTCGAGGCGTTGCTCCAGACCTACCTGGCCCACCGGCACGATCCCCAAGAGAGTTTCCAGGCCTTTACCCTGCGCCATGACATGGCGGCGCTGGACGACCTGGTGGCGCCGGCGCTTGCAGGTTGCGCAGCCCAAGGCGCCAAGGAGGCCGCGGAATGA
- the mdoH gene encoding glucans biosynthesis glucosyltransferase MdoH, protein MALSMDALTDQTSLQQIARDKGAMPQPAPLAMPVAPLRAWRKQDQRPLAAPDRWRTPWFSRVITFGGMAAISGFGGYQMYKVVEAGGVTLLEWLFMILFVVNFSWIALAFTSGIVGMGNLLRHGITRKPVLPDRLTARTAVVMPIYNESPGRVFGTVQAIAEDVIKTGHAASFDFFFLSDTTDPDIWIAEERAFVALRERLSEIGIHYRHRQKNTARKAGNIADFVTTWGGNYAHMLVLDADSVMTGETIVALADAMEKDPDAGIIQTLPRLINRNTLIARLQQFAAGVYGPLCAAGLAVWSGRDGNYWGHNAIIRMEAFAGSAGLPDLRGRPPFGGHILSHDFVEAGLIRRRGYAVYMLPQLGGSYEESPPSLMDLAIRDRRWCQGNLQHSRVILSKGLHWATRQHLATGIMSYMSSPLWLIQLLVGLLLALQAAFIRPEYFTNQFTLFPAWPVFDAERAFNLFIFTMVILLAPKVFGWFVTLLNGPARRGSGGAIRLTISAVLEIILSGLLAPVMMLVQAGSVFSILSGRDTGWKTQRRDDGSIPLRSIIARHWRHTLLGVVAAIAAFSISPYIFAWMSPTIIGLWLAVPTSWASASASLGWGLRRLGLLLIPEETKPPELAERAHRLGLEFDALGLEDRKALDLVHGDDRFRELHQQIIQVPPPRVRGRIDTDRVIAEAKLTDAQSLDDARQWLSGRETVLVLHDRALIALLAALPESGSKAA, encoded by the coding sequence ATGGCTCTATCGATGGACGCCCTGACGGATCAAACCAGCCTGCAGCAGATCGCCCGGGACAAGGGCGCCATGCCGCAGCCGGCACCGCTTGCCATGCCGGTGGCGCCTTTGCGTGCCTGGCGCAAGCAGGACCAGCGGCCGCTCGCGGCGCCGGACCGGTGGCGCACGCCGTGGTTTTCGCGCGTCATCACCTTTGGCGGCATGGCGGCGATTTCCGGCTTCGGCGGCTACCAGATGTACAAGGTGGTCGAAGCCGGCGGCGTGACGCTGCTCGAATGGCTGTTCATGATCCTGTTCGTGGTCAATTTCTCCTGGATCGCGCTCGCCTTCACCAGCGGCATCGTCGGCATGGGCAATCTCCTGCGCCATGGCATTACCCGAAAGCCGGTCCTGCCCGACAGGTTGACCGCGCGTACCGCCGTGGTCATGCCGATCTACAATGAGAGCCCTGGCCGCGTGTTCGGCACGGTGCAGGCCATTGCCGAGGACGTCATCAAGACCGGCCATGCCGCCTCGTTCGATTTCTTCTTCCTGTCCGACACCACCGACCCGGACATCTGGATCGCCGAGGAACGGGCCTTCGTGGCGCTGCGCGAGCGGCTTTCCGAGATTGGCATCCACTACCGGCATCGCCAGAAGAACACCGCGCGCAAGGCCGGCAATATCGCCGATTTCGTCACCACCTGGGGCGGCAACTACGCCCATATGCTGGTGCTCGACGCCGACAGCGTGATGACCGGCGAAACCATCGTGGCGCTGGCCGACGCCATGGAGAAGGACCCGGATGCCGGCATCATCCAGACCTTGCCGCGGCTGATCAACCGCAACACCCTGATCGCCCGGCTCCAGCAATTCGCCGCCGGCGTCTATGGCCCGCTCTGCGCGGCGGGGCTCGCCGTCTGGTCCGGCCGCGACGGCAATTATTGGGGTCACAACGCGATCATCCGCATGGAGGCCTTCGCCGGCTCCGCCGGCCTGCCGGACCTGCGCGGCAGGCCGCCCTTCGGCGGTCATATCCTGAGCCACGATTTCGTCGAGGCCGGGCTGATCCGCCGCCGCGGCTATGCGGTCTACATGCTGCCGCAGCTCGGTGGCTCCTATGAGGAAAGCCCGCCGTCGCTGATGGATCTGGCGATCCGCGACCGGCGCTGGTGCCAGGGCAACCTGCAGCATTCGCGCGTCATCCTGTCCAAGGGCCTGCATTGGGCGACGCGCCAGCACCTGGCCACCGGCATCATGAGCTACATGTCGAGCCCGCTCTGGCTGATCCAGCTCCTGGTCGGCCTGCTGCTCGCCTTGCAGGCGGCGTTCATCCGGCCGGAATATTTCACCAACCAGTTCACCCTGTTCCCGGCCTGGCCGGTGTTCGACGCCGAACGCGCCTTCAACCTGTTCATCTTCACCATGGTGATCCTGCTGGCGCCCAAGGTGTTCGGCTGGTTCGTCACCCTGCTCAACGGCCCGGCGCGGCGCGGCTCGGGCGGCGCGATCCGGTTGACCATTTCGGCGGTGCTGGAAATCATCCTGTCGGGCCTGCTCGCGCCGGTCATGATGCTGGTCCAGGCCGGCTCGGTGTTCTCGATCCTGTCCGGCCGCGACACCGGCTGGAAGACCCAGCGGCGCGACGACGGCTCGATCCCGCTGCGCTCGATCATCGCGCGGCATTGGCGCCATACGCTGCTCGGCGTGGTCGCCGCGATCGCCGCCTTTTCGATCTCGCCCTATATCTTCGCCTGGATGTCGCCGACCATTATCGGCCTGTGGCTGGCGGTGCCGACCTCATGGGCTTCGGCCTCGGCGAGCCTCGGCTGGGGTCTCAGGCGGCTCGGCCTGCTGCTCATTCCGGAAGAGACGAAGCCGCCGGAACTGGCCGAGCGGGCCCATCGGCTGGGCCTGGAATTCGACGCGCTGGGCCTGGAAGACCGCAAGGCGCTCGATCTCGTCCATGGCGACGACCGCTTCCGGGAGCTGCATCAGCAGATCATCCAGGTGCCGCCGCCGCGCGTTCGCGGCCGGATCGACACCGACCGGGTGATCGCCGAGGCCAAGCTCACCGACGCCCAGTCGCTTGATGACGCGCGGCAATGGCTGTCGGGCCGCGAGACCGTGCTGGTGCTGCACGACCGCGCCCTGATCGCCCTGCTCGCCGCCCTGCCCGAATCCGGCTCCAAGGCGGCCTGA
- a CDS encoding glucan biosynthesis protein has translation MPSRRDFIETLMAAPALALLARPAAAQTPPAPAPAPAPAPSPLQAATAAVSDGQPVSRQALIDYAREVSKAPYQPPRADIPRALTQLTLEQYRQIQFKPDKRLWAGENRGFALDLLAPGNIFTTPVAIRTVESGIIRDQRFSADLFDYGSVPPLPADAALPFTGFQAFAPLNRPEQMNEVMAFQGASFFRAIARGQTFGLQARGLMLNVAEPQGEEFPSFRAFWIERPGAGSTNLVIHALLDSDSVTGLYRFALRPGDITVCDTEVTLFPRVDLGHVGLAPLTANFLFAPNDRTNVDDVRGAVHDINGLQMWNGNGEWIWRPMHNPDTLQISAFVDQNPRGFGLLQRDRRFEAFNDLDARFERRPSVWIEPLGDWGQGQVQLMEIPVNDEMNRNILAYWRPRQPLAKGGEHAFAYRMHWCWSPPERPALPHVVATRTGRAPAGGRRRRFMVDFTAEEFADPTRGAGLKPNLTNQRGRISNVDGRFVPELRLYRVGFELDPEAANQVELRLVLERDGQAQSETWLYRWTP, from the coding sequence ATGCCTAGCCGCCGTGATTTTATCGAGACCTTGATGGCCGCCCCGGCGCTCGCCTTGCTCGCTCGCCCCGCTGCCGCACAGACACCACCGGCCCCGGCGCCCGCGCCCGCGCCGGCCCCATCGCCGTTGCAGGCCGCGACCGCCGCCGTCTCCGACGGCCAGCCGGTGTCGCGCCAGGCGCTGATCGACTATGCCCGCGAGGTGTCGAAGGCGCCCTATCAGCCGCCGCGCGCCGATATTCCGCGCGCGCTGACCCAATTGACGCTGGAGCAATATCGCCAGATCCAGTTCAAGCCGGACAAGCGGTTATGGGCCGGCGAGAATCGCGGCTTCGCCCTGGACCTGCTGGCGCCCGGCAATATCTTCACCACGCCGGTGGCGATCCGCACGGTCGAGAGCGGCATAATCAGGGACCAGCGCTTTTCCGCCGACCTGTTCGACTATGGCAGCGTGCCGCCGCTGCCGGCCGACGCCGCCCTGCCCTTCACCGGCTTTCAGGCCTTCGCGCCGCTGAACCGGCCGGAGCAGATGAACGAGGTGATGGCCTTCCAGGGCGCCAGCTTTTTTCGCGCCATTGCCCGCGGCCAGACCTTCGGGCTGCAGGCGCGCGGCCTGATGTTGAATGTCGCCGAGCCCCAAGGCGAGGAATTCCCGTCGTTCCGCGCCTTCTGGATCGAGCGGCCGGGCGCCGGATCGACCAATCTGGTGATTCACGCGCTGCTCGATTCCGACAGCGTCACCGGGCTCTACCGCTTCGCGCTGCGTCCCGGCGACATCACGGTCTGCGATACCGAGGTCACGCTGTTCCCGCGCGTCGATCTCGGCCATGTCGGCCTTGCCCCCCTGACCGCCAATTTCCTGTTCGCGCCGAATGACCGCACCAATGTCGACGACGTGCGCGGCGCCGTCCACGACATCAACGGCCTACAGATGTGGAACGGCAATGGCGAGTGGATCTGGCGGCCGATGCACAATCCCGACACGCTGCAGATCTCGGCCTTCGTCGACCAGAACCCCAGGGGGTTCGGCCTGTTGCAGCGCGACCGGCGATTCGAGGCCTTCAACGACCTCGACGCCCGGTTCGAGCGCCGGCCGAGCGTCTGGATCGAGCCGCTCGGCGACTGGGGCCAGGGCCAGGTCCAGCTGATGGAAATCCCTGTCAATGACGAGATGAACCGCAATATCCTGGCCTATTGGCGGCCGCGCCAGCCGCTGGCCAAGGGCGGTGAACATGCCTTTGCCTATCGCATGCATTGGTGCTGGTCGCCGCCGGAGCGGCCGGCTTTGCCCCATGTCGTCGCCACCCGCACGGGCCGGGCTCCGGCCGGCGGCCGGCGGCGGCGCTTCATGGTCGACTTCACGGCGGAGGAATTCGCCGATCCGACCCGCGGCGCCGGCCTGAAGCCCAACCTGACCAATCAACGTGGCCGGATCAGCAATGTCGACGGCCGGTTCGTGCCGGAACTGAGACTCTATCGAGTCGGTTTCGAACTTGACCCCGAGGCTGCTAATCAGGTCGAACTGAGGCTCGTCCTGGAACGCGACGGGCAAGCACAAAGCGAGACATGGCTCTATCGATGGACGCCCTGA
- a CDS encoding DMT family transporter, translating into MPGPAETRRAYLLLLVMPLFFSSNLVIARGIGDAVPPFTLALLRWVVAVLILLPFTWSALIAHRLALKASWRRIAVLGFLGMWVCGALVYIALGATTATNGTLIYTTSPVIVLLIETLVFRKALSPWRLVGVVLALAGVAVIVLKGDLGALLKLEFNLGDLGIAAAAAGWAIYSVVLKDQKLARLPTLALFAAIAIAGVITLVPFALWETLGRGGLPATPGAWGAVIALALFSAVGAFSLYQYGVKMVGPTITSCFLYLLPLYGVGMAVIFLGESLHSYHFAGMALVLVGLVAATVPLDLVGALRQWLGLANSDVPPHKGPSSMP; encoded by the coding sequence ATGCCAGGCCCGGCCGAGACGCGACGCGCCTATCTGCTGCTCCTGGTCATGCCGCTGTTCTTCTCGTCGAACCTGGTGATCGCCCGCGGCATCGGCGACGCCGTGCCGCCGTTCACCCTGGCCTTGCTGCGCTGGGTCGTGGCGGTGCTGATCCTCCTGCCCTTCACCTGGTCGGCGCTGATCGCGCATCGCCTGGCGCTGAAAGCCAGCTGGCGGCGGATCGCGGTGCTCGGCTTCCTCGGCATGTGGGTCTGCGGCGCGCTGGTCTATATCGCGCTTGGCGCGACCACCGCCACCAACGGCACGCTGATCTACACGACCTCGCCGGTCATCGTGCTGCTGATCGAAACGCTCGTCTTCCGCAAGGCCTTGTCGCCCTGGCGCCTGGTCGGCGTGGTCCTGGCGCTGGCCGGCGTCGCGGTGATCGTGCTGAAGGGCGATCTCGGCGCGCTGCTCAAGCTCGAATTCAACCTCGGCGATCTCGGCATCGCCGCGGCCGCCGCGGGCTGGGCCATCTATTCGGTGGTGCTGAAGGACCAGAAGCTGGCGCGGCTTCCAACCCTTGCCCTGTTCGCCGCCATCGCGATTGCCGGCGTCATCACCCTCGTGCCCTTCGCGCTGTGGGAGACGCTTGGCCGCGGCGGCCTGCCGGCGACGCCAGGCGCCTGGGGCGCGGTGATCGCGCTGGCGCTGTTCTCGGCGGTTGGCGCCTTCTCGCTCTATCAATACGGGGTCAAGATGGTGGGGCCGACGATCACCTCCTGCTTCCTCTATCTGCTGCCGCTCTACGGCGTCGGCATGGCGGTGATTTTCCTCGGCGAAAGCCTGCATTCTTATCATTTTGCCGGCATGGCGCTGGTGCTTGTCGGCCTCGTCGCGGCGACGGTTCCGCTCGACCTGGTCGGCGCGCTGCGCCAATGGCTGGGTCTTGCCAATTCAGATGTGCCTCCACACAAGGGCCCCTCCTCAATGCCGTAA
- the pimA gene encoding dicarboxylate--CoA ligase PimA, whose translation MASRPFAWEKSYPAGVSWDTPINITTLGDLIDGAVKAHGERTVFEFRDRSISYADLGARADQFGAALKRAGIGSGTTVALYLPNTPHHPISFFGAAKAGVRLAHLSPLDAERVLAYKLKDAGARVLVTTDIAPLFGMALKLFDAGLLDRLIVAEDATWGPSGVPVLPIPPKPGITTFAHFVEGAVPPAAWPIVKPDDVALLQYTGGTTGMPKGAMLSHGNLTAAVSIYEAWQQALPNGRPEDDKVILVLPLFHIYALTSVMLRQVARGSCMLLRMRFDAEQTLDDIEKRRATVFPGVPTMWIALVNHPRFANTDLSSLAYAASGGAALPVEIARRFEGRTGMRLTGGWGMTETSPSGTNVPNTGVPKPGTIGLPLPGIEMDVAALDDPHRVLNTGEIGELRIKGPNVTRGYWNRPEESAASFADGFFLTGDIGYMDEDGFFFIVDRKKDMIISGGFNVYPQMIEQAIYEHPAVAEVIVIGVPDGYRGEAAKAFVSLRDGAEPFTLEELRVFLADKVGRHEMPAGLEFRDSLPKTTVGKLSRAELRNEIKAATG comes from the coding sequence ATGGCATCCAGGCCGTTTGCTTGGGAGAAGTCTTATCCGGCCGGCGTGTCGTGGGACACGCCGATCAACATCACGACGCTGGGCGATCTCATCGACGGCGCGGTGAAAGCCCATGGCGAACGGACCGTCTTCGAATTTCGCGACCGATCGATCAGCTATGCCGATCTCGGCGCCCGCGCCGACCAGTTCGGCGCCGCGCTGAAGCGCGCCGGCATCGGCAGCGGCACCACGGTTGCGCTCTACCTGCCCAATACGCCGCATCATCCGATCAGCTTTTTCGGCGCCGCCAAGGCCGGCGTGCGCCTGGCCCATCTGAGCCCGCTCGATGCCGAGCGCGTGCTGGCCTACAAGCTGAAGGATGCCGGCGCCCGGGTGCTGGTGACGACCGACATCGCGCCCTTGTTCGGCATGGCGCTGAAACTGTTCGATGCCGGCCTGCTCGACCGGCTGATCGTCGCGGAAGACGCCACCTGGGGCCCGTCGGGCGTGCCGGTGCTGCCGATCCCGCCGAAACCCGGCATCACCACCTTCGCCCATTTCGTCGAGGGCGCCGTGCCGCCGGCCGCCTGGCCGATCGTCAAGCCGGATGACGTGGCGCTGCTGCAATATACCGGCGGCACCACCGGCATGCCCAAGGGCGCCATGCTGAGCCACGGCAACCTGACCGCCGCGGTGTCGATCTACGAGGCCTGGCAGCAGGCCTTGCCGAACGGCCGGCCGGAAGACGACAAGGTCATCCTGGTGCTGCCGCTGTTCCACATCTATGCGCTGACCAGCGTCATGCTGCGCCAGGTCGCGCGCGGCTCCTGCATGCTGCTGCGCATGCGCTTCGACGCCGAGCAGACGCTCGACGATATCGAGAAGCGGCGGGCCACGGTGTTTCCAGGCGTGCCGACCATGTGGATCGCACTGGTCAATCATCCGCGCTTCGCCAATACCGACCTGTCGTCGCTGGCCTATGCGGCGTCCGGCGGCGCGGCGCTGCCGGTCGAGATCGCCAGGCGCTTCGAGGGCCGCACCGGCATGCGGCTGACCGGCGGCTGGGGCATGACCGAAACCTCGCCGTCCGGCACCAATGTGCCGAATACCGGCGTGCCCAAGCCCGGCACGATCGGCCTGCCCTTGCCCGGCATCGAAATGGACGTGGCCGCCCTCGACGATCCGCACCGCGTGCTGAACACCGGCGAAATCGGCGAGCTCAGGATCAAGGGCCCGAACGTCACCCGCGGCTATTGGAACCGTCCGGAGGAAAGTGCGGCCTCGTTCGCCGACGGCTTTTTCCTCACCGGCGATATCGGCTACATGGACGAGGACGGCTTCTTCTTCATCGTCGACCGGAAGAAGGACATGATCATATCCGGCGGGTTCAACGTCTATCCGCAGATGATCGAGCAGGCGATCTATGAGCATCCGGCCGTTGCCGAGGTCATCGTCATCGGTGTCCCCGACGGCTATCGGGGCGAAGCGGCCAAGGCCTTCGTCTCGCTGCGCGACGGCGCCGAACCGTTCACGCTCGAGGAGCTCAGGGTCTTTCTCGCCGACAAGGTCGGCCGCCACGAAATGCCGGCCGGGCTCGAATTCCGCGACAGCCTGCCGAAAACCACCGTCGGCAAACTGTCGCGCGCCGAGCTGAGAAACGAGATCAAGGCCGCGACCGGCTGA
- the queF gene encoding preQ(1) synthase: MTDLMLGKSVAMPASPDEAVLDRVPNPHQDTNYVTRFTAPEFTSLCPVTGQPDFAHLVIDFVADAWLVESKSLKLYLSSFRNHGAFHEDCTVAIGKRLVGLLQPRWLRIGGYWYPRGGIPIDVFWQTGEVPKGVWLPDQGVAPYRGRG, translated from the coding sequence ATGACCGATCTCATGCTCGGAAAGTCCGTGGCGATGCCGGCCTCGCCCGACGAGGCCGTGCTCGACCGGGTGCCCAATCCGCACCAGGACACCAATTACGTCACGCGCTTCACCGCGCCGGAATTCACCTCGCTCTGCCCGGTCACCGGCCAGCCGGATTTCGCCCATCTGGTCATCGACTTCGTCGCCGATGCCTGGCTGGTCGAATCGAAATCGCTGAAGCTCTACCTGTCGTCGTTCCGCAACCACGGCGCGTTCCACGAGGACTGCACGGTGGCCATCGGCAAGCGCCTGGTCGGCCTGCTCCAGCCGCGCTGGCTGCGCATCGGCGGCTATTGGTATCCGCGCGGCGGCATCCCGATCGACGTGTTCTGGCAGACCGGCGAAGTGCCCAAGGGGGTCTGGCTGCCGGACCAGGGCGTGGCGCCCTATCGCGGACGCGGCTGA